A window of the Scleropages formosus chromosome 5, fSclFor1.1, whole genome shotgun sequence genome harbors these coding sequences:
- the LOC108926445 gene encoding beta-1,4-galactosyltransferase 5-like: protein MSTMRMRFRARMIRTRLGLFFLLFLSSSAVYFMYSAPGTVNEYLFMVQARGIRIQQNVRTFGAQVLEQVVRGTYRGTGGAEYFYNLDDIESQPTSSYLPSGFTYLPSERCPEKLPSMVGRVQVNMSEVALPDVEKALLLGNARVAPGGHWDPQDCLPRWKVAILIPFRNRHEHLPILLRHLIPMLQRQRLQFAIYVIEQAGDQPFNRAMLFNVGFREAMQDITWDCVIFHDVDHIPENDRNYYGCGEMPRHFTVKLDKYSYMLPYNEFFGGVSGLTAEQFRKINGFPNAFWGWGGEDDDLWNRVQFAGYTVSRPPGDEGRYMSIPHHHRGEAQFLGRYALLRHSKERQKLDGLNNLQYIPQVSREPLYTNITVKLSRDMAPMVANS from the exons atgtcgacGATGCGGATGCGCTTTCGGGCGCGCATGATACGGACCCGACTGGGgctcttcttccttctcttcctctcctcctccgctGTCTACTTCATGTACTCGGCCCCCGGCACCG TGAATGAGTACCTGTTCATGGTACAAGCGCGTGGCATCCGGATCCAGCAGAACGTGCGGACCTTTGGAGCCCAGGTCCTGGAGCAGGTGGTGCGGGGCACCTACAGGGGCACCGGCGGCGCAG AGTATTTTTACAACCTCGATGACATTGAGTCCCAGCCGACGAGCAGCTACCTCCCCAGCGGGTTCACCTACCTCCCGAGCGAACGCTGCCCAGAGAAACTGCCCTCCatgg tgGGCCGAGTGCAGGTGAACATGAGTGAGGTGGCGCTGCCAGACGTGGAGAAAGCCCTGCTGCTGGGAAATGCTCGTGTGGCCCCTGGGGGCCACTGGGACCCACAGGACTGTCTGCCGCGCTGGAAG GTGGCCATCCTCATCCCGTTCCGAAACCGCCACGAGCACTTGCCCATCCTGCTCCGCCATCTCATCCCCATGCTGCAGCGGCAGAGGCTGCAGTTTGCCATCTATGTCATCGAACAG GCCGGCGATCAGCCTTTCAACCGTGCCATGCTCTTCAACGTGGGCTTCCGCGAAGCCATGCAGGACATTACCTGGGACTGTGTGATCTTCCACGATGTGGACCACATCCCTGAGAATGACCGTAACTACTATGGCTGCGGGGAGATGCCACGTCACTTTACCGTCAAACTGGACAAGTACTCCTACAT GCTACCTTACAACGAGTTCTTCGGAGGGGTCAGCGGTCTGACTGCTGAACAGTTCCGTAAAATCAACGGCTTCCCTAACGCTTTTTGGGGCTGGGGAGGTGAGGATGACGACCTGTGGAACAG GGTGCAATTTGCCGGTTATACAGTGAGTCGTCCCCCTGGAGATGAGGGGCGGTACATGTCCATTCCACATCATCACCGTGGTGAGGCACAGTTCCTGGGCAG GTACGCACTTCTCCGACACTCCAAGGAGAGGCAAAAGCTGGATGGCCTCAACAACTTGCAGTACATCCCTCAGGTGTCACGAGAGCCTCTCTACACCAACATCACTGTCAAACTGAGCCGAGACATGGCCCCCATGGTGGCCAACTCCTGA